In Legionella cardiaca, a genomic segment contains:
- the recA gene encoding recombinase RecA has protein sequence MEDNKQKALSAALAQIERQFGKGSVMRMGDNQAQRDIEAISTGSLGLDIALGIGGLPKGRIVEIYGPESSGKTTLTLQVIAECQKKGGTAAFVDAEHALDPSYAAKLGVNVDELLVSQPDTGEQALEITDMLVRSAAVDVIIVDSVAALTPKAEIEGEMGDAHVGLQARLMSQALRKLTANIKRSNTLVIFINQIRMKIGVMFGNPETTTGGNALKFYASVRLDIRRVGSIKKGDEILGSETRVKVVKNKVAPPFKTTDFDILYNEGISRESEIINLGAQLGLIEKSGAWYSYNQEKIGQGKDNVRLYLKENPQIAQTLEQQIRAELLVKKLPVSDDVEEALEGIDD, from the coding sequence ATGGAAGACAATAAACAAAAAGCATTAAGTGCGGCCCTCGCTCAAATTGAACGCCAATTTGGTAAAGGCTCTGTTATGCGTATGGGCGATAATCAAGCTCAACGTGATATTGAAGCAATTTCAACGGGCTCGTTAGGTTTAGATATTGCTCTTGGCATTGGTGGATTACCGAAGGGAAGAATTGTTGAAATTTATGGTCCTGAATCATCAGGTAAAACAACCCTAACCTTGCAAGTTATTGCGGAATGTCAGAAAAAGGGTGGTACTGCCGCATTTGTGGATGCAGAACATGCTCTTGATCCAAGTTATGCAGCTAAACTTGGGGTTAATGTTGATGAATTATTAGTATCTCAACCTGATACTGGAGAGCAGGCATTAGAGATTACAGACATGCTTGTTCGCTCAGCGGCAGTAGACGTGATTATTGTCGACTCTGTTGCTGCATTGACACCGAAAGCGGAAATTGAAGGCGAAATGGGGGATGCTCATGTTGGTCTGCAGGCACGCTTGATGTCTCAAGCTCTACGTAAACTAACGGCAAACATTAAACGTTCGAATACCCTGGTAATTTTCATTAACCAAATCCGTATGAAAATTGGTGTCATGTTCGGTAACCCTGAAACAACAACGGGTGGTAATGCGCTTAAGTTTTACGCCTCCGTTCGTCTGGATATTCGCCGTGTAGGCTCAATTAAAAAGGGTGATGAAATTTTAGGTAGTGAGACACGAGTCAAGGTTGTTAAGAACAAGGTTGCACCACCTTTCAAAACGACTGATTTTGATATTCTTTATAATGAAGGTATCTCCAGAGAAAGTGAAATCATCAATTTGGGCGCACAATTAGGGCTCATTGAAAAATCTGGCGCTTGGTATAGCTATAATCAAGAAAAGATAGGTCAAGGCAAGGATAATGTTCGCTTATACTTGAAAGAAAATCCACAAATAGCTCAAACGCTGGAACAGCAAATCAGAGCTGAGTTATTAGTGAAGAAATTACCAGTTAGTGATGATGTAGAAGAGGCCCTAGAGGGTATCGATGACTAA
- the mscL gene encoding large-conductance mechanosensitive channel protein MscL, with translation MSFWSEFKQFAMRGNVMDLAVAVVIGAAFGKIVSSLVDGIVMPLIGLLMGGIDISNKAFKIGAAVVKWGAFLQTIIDFTIIAFAIFVAIKFINMLQSKREEEPETLTKEEAILIEIRDLLRTDIKNKKEE, from the coding sequence ATGAGTTTCTGGAGTGAATTTAAGCAATTTGCTATGCGTGGCAATGTCATGGATTTGGCCGTTGCAGTAGTAATTGGTGCTGCTTTTGGCAAAATTGTTTCTTCACTTGTCGATGGAATTGTTATGCCACTTATTGGACTTTTGATGGGAGGCATTGATATTAGCAACAAAGCCTTTAAAATTGGCGCAGCTGTTGTGAAGTGGGGCGCTTTTTTGCAAACAATAATCGATTTTACGATTATTGCCTTTGCAATTTTTGTTGCCATCAAATTTATTAATATGTTACAAAGCAAGCGCGAAGAAGAACCTGAAACGCTTACTAAAGAGGAAGCTATCTTAATCGAAATTAGAGATTTATTACGGACTGATATAAAAAATAAAAAAGAAGAATAG
- the recX gene encoding recombination regulator RecX produces the protein MTKAFDCALRLLARREHGARELRDKLAQKGYSHTEINEAIVKCQSLGLQSDVRFVESVCTVRIRQGCGPLKILQELQVKQIAREIIDAVLALEQDNWLNYAQAVWDKKYKKQNPLSYVELQKGQRFLLYRGFPTDIIAKVVKEN, from the coding sequence ATGACTAAAGCGTTTGACTGTGCACTGCGCCTGCTTGCCAGGCGCGAGCATGGTGCCCGAGAGTTAAGAGATAAATTGGCGCAAAAAGGTTATAGTCACACGGAAATAAATGAAGCGATAGTAAAATGCCAGAGTCTTGGTTTGCAAAGTGATGTACGTTTTGTTGAATCGGTATGTACCGTACGTATTCGTCAGGGTTGTGGTCCTTTGAAAATCTTGCAGGAATTGCAAGTAAAACAAATAGCTCGTGAAATAATTGATGCAGTTCTTGCGCTTGAACAAGATAATTGGCTTAACTATGCACAAGCTGTTTGGGATAAAAAATATAAAAAACAAAACCCATTGTCTTATGTAGAGCTACAAAAAGGTCAGCGTTTTTTATTATACCGTGGCTTTCCTACCGACATTATTGCAAAAGTAGTGAAGGAAAATTAG
- the alaS gene encoding alanine--tRNA ligase, with the protein MKSSEIRQAFINYFAERGHQVVDSSSLVPGNDPTLLFTNAGMVQFKDIFLGLETRPYTRAVSSQRCVRAGGKHNDLENVGYTARHHTFFEMLGNFSFGDYFKREAIRYAWEFLTVVLKLPIERLWVTVYTEDDEAADIWLNEMGVSPKRFSRCGEKDNFWSMGDTGPCGPCTEIFYDHGPDIAGGPPGSPDADGDRYIEIWNLVFMQFNRDKEGNLHPLPKPSVDTGMGLERIAAVVQGVHNNYDIDSFQHLIRAICELVPGIDAKHPSLKVIADHIRACSFLIADGVMPGNEGRGYVLRRIIRRAVRHGNKLGLPTPFFNQLVKPLIDVMGDAYPELIRNQAQIERVLTQEENQFARTLDQGLRLLQEQIQNLKTKEIPGDIAFKLYDTYGFPLDLTADIAREQNLSVDLEGFEQHMQQQRQLSQAASQFTTDYSVSAQLEESSSFHGYEKISLQAQITAILCDGAKVDQLTAGAKGAIILDNTPFYAESGGQVGDRGQLIRDKIVFQVEDTQRTGQAIVHYGQLLTGELHVNDDVTAQIDAVRRQAIRLNHTATHLLHAALKVIVGSHVQQKGSLVDAERARFDFSHFEALTPNQLHQLEALVNDKIRANEQVVTELMDIESAKKSGAVALFGEKYSDSVRVLSMGDFSKELCGGTHASRTGDIGLFKIVAEYGVASGVRRIELVTGAYAVDWVNQQLDNLETVAAKLKTSTAKVSEKLSQFLHDAKQQEKELTRLEAKLTAKSSTDLLSEVQTLKDINLLVKQLDNRDSQALRTTLDQLKSSLENAVIVLFAIDQDKMNVVAGVSKSLLGRVPSAAELVKHLCGKGGGREDMAQGGGRVPDDLEAKISQIKTMITEHAG; encoded by the coding sequence ATGAAAAGTTCAGAAATTAGACAAGCATTTATTAATTATTTTGCTGAGAGAGGGCATCAAGTTGTTGATTCAAGCTCTCTAGTCCCAGGAAACGATCCCACGTTATTATTTACCAATGCAGGGATGGTCCAATTTAAAGATATATTTCTCGGTTTAGAGACGCGACCCTATACGCGAGCTGTTAGTTCACAGCGCTGTGTTCGTGCAGGGGGAAAGCATAATGATTTAGAAAATGTGGGCTATACGGCAAGACATCATACATTTTTTGAAATGCTTGGTAATTTTAGTTTTGGTGATTATTTTAAACGCGAAGCAATTCGTTATGCTTGGGAATTTTTAACAGTCGTGTTGAAATTGCCGATTGAGCGCCTCTGGGTAACTGTTTACACAGAAGACGATGAAGCTGCTGATATCTGGCTAAATGAAATGGGTGTTTCTCCTAAACGTTTTTCTCGTTGCGGGGAAAAAGATAACTTTTGGTCAATGGGAGATACTGGACCCTGTGGGCCATGTACGGAAATTTTTTACGATCATGGGCCAGATATTGCCGGTGGACCTCCTGGCAGCCCGGATGCAGACGGGGATCGCTATATCGAGATTTGGAATCTTGTGTTCATGCAATTTAATCGCGATAAAGAGGGTAACTTACATCCCTTACCGAAGCCTTCCGTGGATACAGGAATGGGGCTTGAGCGGATTGCTGCTGTTGTTCAGGGTGTTCATAACAATTACGATATTGATAGCTTCCAGCATTTAATACGCGCGATATGTGAACTTGTACCAGGTATCGATGCCAAACATCCATCATTAAAAGTAATTGCTGATCATATTCGCGCCTGTTCTTTCTTAATTGCTGATGGTGTGATGCCAGGCAATGAAGGGAGAGGTTATGTGCTTCGCCGTATTATTCGTCGTGCCGTGCGTCACGGTAATAAATTAGGTTTGCCTACACCTTTCTTTAACCAATTAGTCAAACCATTGATTGATGTCATGGGAGATGCCTATCCTGAGCTAATTAGAAATCAAGCACAGATAGAACGTGTTCTAACTCAAGAAGAAAATCAATTTGCACGAACTCTTGATCAAGGGTTGCGCCTCTTACAAGAGCAGATTCAAAACTTAAAAACAAAAGAAATTCCGGGTGATATCGCATTTAAACTTTACGATACCTATGGTTTCCCCTTGGATTTAACAGCTGATATAGCGCGCGAGCAAAATCTTTCTGTTGATCTGGAGGGTTTTGAACAGCACATGCAGCAGCAACGACAATTGTCACAAGCGGCTAGCCAGTTTACAACAGATTACTCTGTATCTGCACAGCTTGAGGAATCCTCATCATTTCATGGTTATGAAAAAATTAGCTTACAAGCCCAAATAACTGCGATTCTTTGTGATGGAGCAAAAGTCGATCAACTAACAGCGGGTGCAAAAGGAGCAATTATTCTTGATAACACACCATTTTACGCTGAAAGTGGTGGACAAGTGGGCGATCGCGGCCAATTAATCCGAGATAAGATAGTATTCCAAGTGGAAGATACACAGCGGACAGGACAAGCTATTGTTCATTATGGCCAGTTGCTAACCGGTGAATTGCATGTTAATGATGATGTAACAGCCCAAATCGATGCTGTCAGACGGCAGGCAATACGATTAAATCATACGGCCACACATTTGTTGCATGCCGCTTTAAAAGTTATTGTTGGTTCGCATGTGCAACAAAAAGGTTCTTTAGTGGATGCTGAACGTGCCCGTTTTGATTTTTCTCATTTTGAGGCACTCACACCTAATCAATTGCACCAATTAGAAGCTTTAGTTAATGACAAAATTCGTGCTAATGAGCAGGTTGTTACGGAGTTAATGGATATTGAGTCGGCAAAAAAGAGCGGTGCTGTGGCATTGTTCGGCGAAAAATACAGTGATTCGGTGCGTGTACTCTCAATGGGCGATTTTTCAAAAGAATTGTGTGGGGGTACACATGCTTCACGTACTGGTGATATCGGGCTATTTAAGATTGTTGCTGAATACGGCGTTGCCAGCGGAGTAAGACGTATTGAACTAGTCACAGGAGCCTATGCCGTGGATTGGGTAAATCAACAATTAGATAATTTAGAAACCGTTGCCGCCAAACTTAAAACTTCTACTGCAAAAGTGTCTGAGAAATTGTCACAATTTTTGCATGATGCAAAGCAACAAGAAAAAGAACTAACGCGTTTAGAGGCGAAGTTAACTGCAAAATCCAGTACTGATTTGCTATCGGAAGTGCAGACATTAAAGGACATTAATTTACTTGTTAAGCAATTGGATAACAGAGATAGTCAAGCACTAAGGACCACATTGGATCAGTTGAAATCTAGCCTTGAGAATGCCGTTATTGTGTTGTTTGCTATTGATCAGGACAAGATGAATGTTGTTGCAGGAGTGAGCAAAAGTCTTTTAGGTCGAGTACCCTCTGCAGCAGAATTAGTTAAGCATTTATGTGGCAAAGGTGGCGGCAGAGAAGACATGGCTCAAGGTGGAGGACGTGTTCCGGACGATCTGGAAGCAAAGATTTCACAGATTAAAACAATGATCACTGAGCACGCGGGTTAA
- a CDS encoding aspartate kinase yields MALLVQKFGGTSLATLGHINHAADIVAKAKQAGHSVVVIVSAMSGETDKLIGLANNISEYPDEREYAALVSTGEQVSMALMAMALINRGIRARSYTGAQARIQTCSQFKKARIQAIDTQPILNDIEQDTVVVIAGFQGVDNEGNITTLGRGGSDTTAVAIAAALNADECQIYTDVDGVYTTDPRIVPHAKRLEQITFEEMLELSSLGAKVLQIRAVEFAGKYNIPLRVLSSSQEGPGTLITYQQKNSMEAPLVTGIAFSRNEAKLTISGVPDAPGVASGILAEISAIGVNVDMIVQHLSAHDKTDFTFTVHRDEYQVTLKQLRKIAKNLNAEGVVGVTSLAKLSLVGAGLKSHPEIASIMFKTLASKGINIQLIATSEIKISVLIDTALLDEGVRALHSVFRLEGSGCDESRTIPMAAETLAAVGNLNT; encoded by the coding sequence ATGGCATTATTAGTGCAAAAATTCGGGGGAACGTCGCTAGCTACGCTTGGACACATCAACCATGCGGCTGATATAGTGGCAAAGGCAAAACAAGCAGGACATAGTGTAGTAGTCATTGTTTCTGCAATGAGTGGTGAAACAGATAAACTTATTGGATTAGCCAATAATATTAGTGAATACCCGGATGAACGGGAGTATGCAGCACTGGTTTCGACTGGTGAACAAGTATCCATGGCGCTAATGGCGATGGCTTTAATTAACCGCGGGATTAGAGCGCGTTCTTATACTGGAGCACAAGCTAGAATTCAGACTTGCAGCCAGTTTAAGAAAGCTCGTATTCAAGCTATTGACACTCAGCCCATACTTAATGATATAGAGCAAGATACCGTAGTGGTGATTGCTGGATTCCAGGGTGTCGACAATGAAGGAAACATCACAACCTTGGGGCGTGGAGGTTCTGATACAACGGCGGTCGCTATTGCTGCAGCCTTAAATGCGGATGAGTGTCAGATTTATACTGATGTTGATGGTGTCTATACAACTGATCCAAGAATCGTTCCTCATGCTAAACGTCTAGAGCAAATTACTTTTGAAGAAATGCTTGAATTATCAAGTTTAGGTGCGAAGGTATTACAAATTCGAGCTGTCGAATTTGCGGGCAAATATAATATTCCGCTACGAGTTTTATCCTCATCACAGGAAGGGCCTGGTACTCTCATCACCTATCAACAAAAAAATAGTATGGAAGCTCCCCTGGTCACAGGAATTGCTTTTAGCCGAAATGAAGCAAAACTAACGATATCTGGTGTGCCAGACGCGCCTGGTGTTGCTTCAGGCATCCTGGCAGAGATCAGTGCTATTGGTGTCAACGTTGATATGATAGTTCAGCATCTCTCGGCTCATGATAAGACTGACTTTACTTTTACTGTTCATCGTGATGAATATCAGGTTACTTTAAAACAGTTGCGCAAGATCGCAAAAAACTTGAATGCTGAAGGAGTAGTCGGGGTAACCAGTCTTGCAAAACTATCTCTGGTAGGCGCTGGACTTAAAAGTCATCCTGAAATTGCTTCAATCATGTTTAAGACATTAGCATCTAAGGGAATTAATATTCAATTAATCGCCACTTCAGAAATTAAGATCTCCGTATTAATTGATACGGCTTTACTTGATGAAGGGGTGCGAGCTCTCCATAGTGTCTTTCGTTTGGAAGGTAGTGGTTGTGATGAGTCGCGTACAATTCCAATGGCTGCGGAGACTCTGGCTGCTGTGGGTAATCTGAATACTTAA